One Fusobacterium nucleatum genomic window carries:
- a CDS encoding transposase, which produces MIDAVLLIQKDVSKLYKKDKRLFFNVGSGDVNSPKGIVKYLGRYLARAPIAEYKITYYDNEKVTFFFNDLADDKKKKYITMDIDKFVQQILIHLPPKNFKMINRFGFYGRNITAKLRNIVKKYKKSFSKSEYSFYVKQSIDTFGVHPFMCPYCKIMMDIQEIYVSLDWYGRTIHKIYF; this is translated from the coding sequence ATTATAGATGCAGTTCTTTTAATTCAAAAAGATGTTTCTAAATTATACAAAAAAGATAAAAGGCTATTCTTTAATGTAGGCTCTGGTGATGTTAATTCGCCTAAAGGAATTGTAAAATATTTAGGTAGATATCTCGCTCGTGCTCCTATTGCTGAATACAAAATCACTTATTATGATAATGAAAAAGTTACTTTTTTCTTTAATGATTTAGCTGATGATAAAAAGAAAAAATATATAACTATGGATATAGATAAATTTGTTCAACAAATTCTCATCCATCTGCCACCCAAAAATTTTAAGATGATTAATAGATTTGGATTTTATGGGCGCAATATTACAGCAAAATTAAGAAATATAGTTAAGAAATACAAAAAAAGTTTTTCTAAATCTGAATATTCTTTTTATGTAAAACAATCTATTGATACATTTGGAGTACATCCATTTATGTGTCCTTATTGTAAAATTATGATGGATATACAAGAAATATATGTAAGTTTAGATTGGTATGGACGGACCATACATAAGATTTATTTCTAA
- a CDS encoding TetR/AcrR family transcriptional regulator translates to MPKKVLFSKELILDKSFELFKEEGIESISARNVAKILDASPAPIYKSIGSMKNLKKELIKRAKDLFIEYLIKRRTGIKFLDIGMGISIFAREEKQLFLQVFSKDNIEGSLIEEFLNLIREEIKKDERLIKIDKEKQEELLVSCWVFAHGLSTLIATGFFKDPNDNFIEKALRDAPAKLFYEYIKKYSK, encoded by the coding sequence ATGCCAAAGAAAGTCTTGTTTTCAAAAGAGCTTATTTTAGATAAGTCATTTGAGTTATTTAAAGAAGAAGGAATTGAATCTATAAGTGCTAGAAATGTTGCAAAAATATTGGATGCTTCACCTGCACCTATATATAAATCTATTGGTTCTATGAAAAATTTAAAAAAAGAATTAATAAAAAGAGCTAAGGACTTGTTTATAGAGTACTTAATAAAAAGAAGAACAGGAATAAAATTTTTAGATATAGGTATGGGAATTTCAATTTTTGCTCGTGAAGAAAAACAACTTTTTTTGCAAGTATTTTCAAAAGATAATATTGAAGGCTCACTAATTGAAGAATTCTTAAATTTAATTCGTGAAGAAATAAAAAAAGATGAAAGACTAATAAAAATAGATAAGGAAAAACAGGAAGAATTGTTAGTTAGTTGTTGGGTATTTGCCCATGGGCTATCAACTCTTATTGCAACAGGATTTTTTAAAGATCCTAATGATAATTTTATAGAGAAAGCTTTAAGAGATGCTCCTGCAAAATTATTTTATGAATATATAAAAAAATATTCTAAATAA
- a CDS encoding outer membrane protein transport protein — MKKLLLLSAILSSGLYAASIDHIQTYTPDYLANQAQTGMINEVSTYYNPAGLGRLEQGKYFHVGFQFAHGHEKMSYKEKEHKAKLNQAIPNVALTFVDEKGATFFNFGGIAGGGDLEYDGVSGIDVLPDLAQFKPLGIYDKGSTLKGSNKYEQITLGRSFNVDSNLSFSVAGRLVHGTRKLNGNLNIGANPTARYRQAKAQQVAQEVSKAVDAATQGKGLSAAQIAVIKTQKTNEALAKLQQRVNDLSQNGLNGDIDSKREAWGYGFQLGMNYKVNDKLNLAARYDSRVKMNFKAKGHEYQLQTTDILGQTIGLSTFYPQYIINSKIRRDLPAILSVGASYKVTDSYLVSASGNFYFNRQAKMDRVKAFRGHQHGGDYKNGWEIALGNEYKLNEKFTLIGSINYADTGAKTASFNDTEYALNSVTLGGGIRYQYDDSLSITASVAHFIYQGADGNFKEKYGVAKNQKYKKEITALGLSITKKF; from the coding sequence ATGAAAAAATTATTATTGCTATCAGCAATATTATCAAGTGGGTTATATGCTGCATCTATTGACCATATTCAAACATATACTCCTGACTATCTTGCAAATCAAGCTCAAACAGGTATGATTAATGAAGTATCTACATATTATAATCCTGCTGGACTTGGAAGATTAGAACAAGGAAAATATTTTCATGTAGGTTTTCAATTTGCACATGGACATGAAAAAATGTCTTATAAAGAAAAAGAACATAAGGCAAAATTAAATCAAGCAATTCCAAATGTTGCTTTAACATTTGTAGATGAAAAAGGTGCTACTTTTTTTAACTTTGGTGGAATTGCTGGAGGTGGAGATTTAGAATATGATGGTGTATCAGGTATTGATGTTTTACCTGACTTAGCTCAATTTAAACCATTAGGAATTTATGATAAAGGTTCAACTCTGAAAGGTTCTAATAAATACGAGCAAATTACATTAGGTAGATCTTTTAATGTAGATAGTAATTTATCATTTTCAGTAGCAGGTAGACTTGTACATGGTACAAGAAAATTAAATGGTAACTTAAATATAGGTGCTAATCCAACTGCTCGATATAGACAAGCAAAAGCTCAACAAGTTGCACAAGAAGTTAGTAAAGCAGTAGATGCTGCTACACAAGGTAAGGGACTTTCAGCAGCTCAAATTGCAGTAATAAAAACTCAAAAAACTAATGAAGCATTAGCAAAACTTCAACAAAGAGTAAATGACTTATCTCAGAATGGTTTAAATGGAGATATTGATTCTAAGAGAGAGGCTTGGGGTTATGGTTTCCAATTAGGAATGAACTATAAAGTAAATGATAAATTAAATTTAGCAGCAAGATATGATTCAAGAGTAAAAATGAATTTTAAGGCAAAAGGACACGAATATCAATTACAAACAACTGATATTTTAGGACAAACTATTGGTTTATCTACTTTCTATCCACAATATATAATAAACTCAAAGATAAGAAGAGATTTACCAGCAATACTATCAGTTGGAGCTTCATATAAAGTTACAGATAGTTATTTGGTATCTGCTTCAGGTAATTTCTATTTTAACCGTCAAGCTAAAATGGATAGAGTTAAAGCTTTCCGTGGACATCAACATGGTGGAGATTATAAAAATGGTTGGGAAATTGCATTAGGAAATGAGTATAAATTAAATGAAAAATTTACATTGATTGGAAGCATAAACTATGCTGATACAGGAGCTAAAACTGCTTCATTTAATGACACAGAATATGCTTTAAATTCTGTTACACTAGGTGGAGGTATTAGATATCAATATGATGATAGTTTATCTATCACTGCTTCTGTTGCTCACTTTATTTATCAAGGAGCAGATGGAAACTTTAAAGAAAAATATGGAGTAGCTAAAAATCAAAAATATAAAAAAGAAATTACAGCACTAGGTTTATCTATTACTAAAAAGTTTTAA
- the bioA gene encoding adenosylmethionine--8-amino-7-oxononanoate transaminase, whose protein sequence is MINNLSELQKKDLKYVFHPCAQMKDFEENPPLVIKKGDGLYLIDENGNRYMDCISSWWVNLFGHCNKRINKVITEQVNTLEHIIFANFAHEPAAELCEELTKVLPKGINKFLFSDNGSSCIEMALKLSFQYHLQTGNPQKTKFISLENAYHGETIGALGVGDVDIFTETYRPLIKEGRKVRVPYIDSKLSNEEFIKLEDECIKELEDLIIKNHNEIACMIVEPMVQGAAGIKVYSARFLKVARDLTKKYNIHLIDDEIAMGFGRTGKMFACEHAGIEPDMMCIAKGLSSGYYPIAILCITTDIFNAFYADYKEGKSFLHSHTYSGNPLGCRIALEVLKIFKDDDVLKIINEKGTYLKNKMEEIFKDKSYIKDIRNIGLIGAIELKDNLLPNVRIGREIYNLALKKGVFVRPIGNSVYFMPPYIITYEEIDKMLQVCKESIEELLKI, encoded by the coding sequence ATGATTAATAATTTATCTGAATTACAAAAAAAGGATTTAAAATATGTTTTTCATCCTTGTGCACAAATGAAAGATTTTGAAGAAAATCCTCCTTTAGTTATAAAAAAAGGTGATGGACTTTATTTAATAGATGAAAATGGGAATAGATATATGGATTGTATATCCAGCTGGTGGGTAAATTTGTTTGGGCATTGTAATAAAAGAATAAATAAGGTTATAACTGAACAAGTAAATACTTTAGAACATATAATTTTTGCAAATTTTGCTCATGAGCCAGCAGCAGAATTATGTGAAGAACTTACAAAGGTTTTACCTAAAGGAATTAATAAGTTTTTATTTTCTGATAATGGGTCTTCTTGTATTGAGATGGCTTTAAAATTGAGTTTCCAATATCATTTACAAACTGGAAATCCTCAAAAAACAAAATTTATCTCTCTTGAAAACGCCTATCATGGAGAAACAATTGGTGCATTAGGAGTTGGAGATGTAGATATTTTTACTGAAACATACAGACCTTTAATAAAAGAAGGTAGAAAAGTTAGAGTACCTTATATAGATTCTAAACTATCTAATGAAGAGTTTATTAAACTTGAAGATGAATGTATAAAAGAATTGGAAGATTTAATTATAAAAAATCACAATGAAATTGCTTGTATGATAGTTGAGCCTATGGTACAAGGTGCAGCAGGTATAAAAGTATATTCTGCTAGATTTTTAAAAGTGGCAAGAGATTTAACAAAAAAATATAATATTCATTTAATTGATGATGAAATAGCTATGGGTTTTGGTAGAACTGGTAAGATGTTTGCCTGTGAACATGCTGGAATAGAGCCTGATATGATGTGTATTGCAAAAGGTTTATCATCAGGTTACTATCCAATAGCTATACTTTGTATTACAACTGATATATTTAATGCTTTCTATGCTGACTATAAAGAAGGTAAATCTTTTTTACATTCTCATACATATTCAGGTAATCCTTTAGGTTGTAGAATAGCTTTAGAAGTTTTAAAAATATTTAAAGATGATGATGTTTTAAAAATTATAAATGAAAAAGGTACTTATTTAAAAAATAAAATGGAAGAAATTTTTAAAGATAAATCTTATATAAAAGATATTAGAAATATTGGACTTATTGGTGCTATTGAATTAAAAGATAATCTTCTTCCAAATGTTAGAATTGGAAGAGAAATTTATAATCTTGCATTAAAAAAAGGTGTATTTGTAAGACCTATTGGAAATAGTGTATATTTTATGCCTCCATATATTATTACTTATGAAGAAATAGATAAAATGTTACAAGTTTGTAAAGAATCTATTGAAGAGCTTCTAAAAATATAA